ggccaaacaaaaagaGTGGCTTCATTAAAACGCAAATATCAAATTTGCAACAATCATTTCGCCGTCTACACGCGAATTTCATGTGTACATTGTGCCCTCCAATCAAGAGTTCGGTTTCAATTGCAGCCGCAATTACGCTAAACAAAATTACGTATTTgtaaaataacaaaatgaaAAGTCGTAgccgcattcgcattcgcgtTTGTGTGAATTTTCCCTTACCGCAGATATAAATTTGACTGATTTTCATCATCgagaccaaaaaaaaaagcgaaaagcggataaaattcaattgattGGCTGGGCAACAAAAGCGCCTGCGAAACTCCATAATTCCAAATGCTTTTAATGGTTAAATGCTAGAATCCTCGTCAATGATACAAtcatttttggcaaatatGCGGCAACTCGCCCAACAATTTTGTGAACCGCAATTGGGAAAATGGAGtttacataaatattaaattcgtCTTTCCGGATGAATCAATCCCGCTGAAAAGTGCCCACTTGTTTAGCAACATCTCCACATCTCGGACATGCATGCTCAACAGTCCCCATTAGCAGCTTTCCCGGATAACTaccaaacaacaaaaaacgagGGGGTTGATGCACACTACACGGCTGAGCACTCGACATACACACTGGTTTAAGCAGTCCAGCTGCATTCATATCCTGGCCAAGCCCTTCTTTTTTGACCAGAACAATGGCCAGGACTCCGGAGTTAGTACCTCCTGCACCGGAGGTACCAAAGGACTTCCCCACCAAGTTCCAGCCACAGATTCCCCTCCCGCCTCCCGAATTCCCGTTCTATCTGCGCATAAAGCAACACTTTTCCAATTTCCGGCTGTGCGAAATGGCGGGAGTGCAGCCAAAATCGGAGCAGGGAACAGCGGCCAAGAAACAGAATGTATGGCCATTTAGCCAGCTGCATTGTAATAATTTCAGAGCTGACAACGTGATCCAGATCAGATTGCGATAGAATCTGAGTTTACGACCTACAGAATCAAGTCGTTAACTAAAGATCACTCGAAATAGGGATATAAGTTAACTTACAACTTAACATATATTGATCCTTAGCTGTAAAACTCATATTTTTCTTGACTCTAGGCTATTCAACTCACGATGAATGGAATGAATCTCGTGCCTGCACCTTGCCATCGCTATAATAATGTCCATTTGGGCTCCATTGTTGGCCGGCGTGGGGCATAATTCACATTGCGCACAAATTCATGGCCAGGATCGCAGTAGAGCTCATTATTAATGAGCTCAGCAATCGAAAATGCGTGTGCACCCTTTTTCCCAGGCCCACATCCTGCATCCCGGCGATGATGCTAaggacgacgatgatgatgatggtggtgttggtgatggtgatggtgatggcgaCTTTCTAACAATATGCAGCACTCTAATGAGCAGCCGCTTGAGCATAAGGAAGCGACGATGCCGCGGAAGAGACGAGGCATTCCACTACTTGCGGTAATGGTGCCTCTCTGCCACTGGAACGCTTGTAAAGTTGTCGAGTAATTAATTTGTTCAATGGCATGCTGGAGGTGTAAGcgaaaccatttaaagttgaCGACGCCAACGACGCCAACGACGCCGACACTTGAGAATTCAAAAGCAACTACAAAGTGGCAAAGTCCTCGAGGGTTCGCAGCCAGGAACGCCAGTGGGATATGGGGAAACTAACACAAGTGTATGCCCAGCGGAGTATGTATCCGGCTACGTAGCGCCCAGAGGTGGGATCGAGGAGTTTTCCCTAGCCTTATATACTTATAAAGCAACCTATTAACTTTTTGAAGAACAAGGAAGATTTGATGCAACTATTGTTTCTTTTCCATCACTTATTAGAATGTTTCTCCAAACATTTTATATTTGGCATAAAGCTGCTAGCACTTAATTAAAACGATTACTCGACAATCCACCCTCGCAATATCTAGTGCTCATGCCCCGCTCGTGTGCGTGTGAAATCGGAAGTGGATGCCAGATCCACGCCCCAAGTAACTTCCCCAACCGACGACTGTCCTGAGTGGAGGAACATCTTCGAGTCGCAGTCACTGGGTTTCCTCGGCTGGGCGACAGGTGCTTCCGCATTTGAATGTCAACGGAAACCGCAACGGTACAACTTAGATAAACGTTTGCTCTTTAAATATGTGCGCAATGGCAAAAGGAGCCTTGGGTGGTGTTTGGCAATGGGGGCCAAGTAGAATTGGGGGCGTGATGGAGGGATGTCTGAGCCAAACTGTCCTCGTGTTTGAGCAACTGAACTTATGTGTAAAGCAGGAGCTACATGCGAACTGGTTGCGGTCCGTAAAATGGGAGCACACAGACATTCGGCGGAGCCATGGGATGTGTGAGCTATGACAGGTGTATGCTTGGATAGATCTTGGCTTGGCTTATTGCTTACTCTCCAGATATACACGAACACGGGCGAAGGAGTGCCAAGGTGTTTGCTCTGGCAGGAGCAGCTCAGTAAAATTGATTATGGGAAATTGAGATGGATAAGCAAAGACTGTGTCGATGAGGACAACATGGGACAGCTATTGAGACAACCTCAGAAACATAATGTTTTAACTCTGAGTTTACTTAAAGCCAATAATATTAATGCCAAATGCTGTTTTAACTGAAAAATTCTAGTTACAAAACCCAATATGTTAAGAATTATTATGAACATCATTAGTAATCACTATTTTCACTATTTCTATTTTTCCAAATCCATCCAGCATTCCAAATATTAGTCACGCAGGTTCAAAAGCAAACATGGGATAATAATTATAATGCCCTGTGGAAAACATACAAATGTGAATATCAAATATTCATTTCAAGAAACATCCACGTATGTGCTCCGCATGAAAAAGGCTTATTGGTAACTTTTACGAATATTAAATTTGACATTTGCGACAAGTTGATCCATCACAAAAAGCATTACATGCGCTCAGCAATGTACACCAAATTATTCAGAAAAATATTGTATCAGCCCGCTGATTAAATTATGCTGAACTGATGAATGGAATTCCTGCAGCGACAAGCCATTTTTACGTTTTTGCTGTTGGCTTTTGGCACGCAACATTGACagtttgcaaaaaaaaaaaattgattaagttttaaatcaattttcattcaatttaggcaaataccaaataaattaaatcacGCCCGAATAAATAGGCAAGCACCTGACAGCCCGAAAAAACCTCTCCATGCTAAactgctaaaaataaaatcaattaacaataaatgcaagcaattaaaTCCAATGCCGTTTGGGGGGTTTTGGGTATGGTGGATTAAGGAAATGTTTGCCACAGATAAAAACAGGCCACTTAATTAAGCCCCAAACGGGTGTGAGCGTGTGCTTTTGGCCCACATTTACACTGGCCGGCATGTTTTAAGTGCGAAACAATGTAATTTCATGGTAATCAGTCTGGGGGACCTGGCCCGGCATCTAACTGCCAACTAGTACACAACTACACAAATTTCCGGCTGTGTGCACAAAGCCATTGGCAAACCGATGGCAAAGATGGAAAAGGGCCAAAACCGAAGCTGAGCACTTGGGCCAGAAAAATGTCAGTTTGCAATTTTCTATgccatttaaaataaatgaaaattgctCTTCATCCACTGCCTCTACATCCAGCTCTACCTCTGCAGCAGGCATTTGGTATTTTCGGGTGTTTGCCATGGTTTCGGCCATCTAGCGCGTGTTAAcgtaaataaattacacacacatacgtacGTACCGTGCAGGACGAGGacgagatacagatacgcaATCAAGTGGTCAGCGGCATGCAGCTTATAAATCAGCGCCAGCCGCTTGGGCGCAACATCAGCAAACATTTGGAGGATAGATGACCCCGGCATCGCGACCCGACCCGCATTGCGATGGACATGGACAGCTGAATGAATGAACGAATGACCGAGTGAGTGGACGCCCGAATGACTGAATGAATAGATTGAGCGGCCAGCTCCGGATAGATTGCTTGTATAAATGTTCGGCTATTTAGTTTCGGTTTGCTGTGGTTTGACTTTGCTTGTTTTCCCAGCGCCCAATCCCCAACTCAACCCAACCCATCCTCATCACCATCCTCATTTTTTTGGTCGTGTGCAGAAGTTGATATTGCGCTTTTGTGTTTTAATGTTGTTTCTGGGACAATTGTCAGTCCGGCGAGAGTTGTTGCCCGGGTTAGTTAGCTGAATCATTTTGTTTGACAAATAGCAGGGCAATTAGGAATTAACTACCATCTGGTTGGGCCCTGTCCTGGGATATAAGCCGCTTTAAGTCCGCTGCCGGGAAACGCGGAGAAATGCTGATCAATATTTAGAAAATtctcaaaattaaaaaaagcaAATTGGCTATTATCTTTGTCTAATAACGCAAACGTAGTTAGTAAATGTTCCTTGAGCACTGGAGTAAATTTCTAGCCCAAAGCCAACATGGTTAACGTTGCGTCCTGACTTTGGGGCACTGACAGCAATTGACTGTCTAAGAAGCTGCCACTAGAAGGACCTGCTCTCCCTTTGTCTGCAACGCAAATGCCAACGAAGGATGCCAAGCCTGTGTTTAGGTGAGCGGCAAGTACTTGCATAACATACTTGCAGCCCAAAAGTAAAACAGGACTGGCAACAATGCCGCAGGATTGCTGTGTGGCCAACAAGGCGGGCGGATCATCtgcatatatttatgtacTCGCATATATGTAGTCGCATCGCACAAAGGAGTCGTTGGCCCAAAGAAAACCGCACACATGTGGCGAGGTTGTAGATTAAAGCACTTCTTTATCAACCCGCTCCATTCTTGAGAAATATTgctatgcaaatatttgtattgCATATTTTGGCGCACGCGGTCGAATTCGCGGATTGCAGGGGTGGATAGCAAAGTGGTTTGGCATATTAAATTttcttaacttatatatatatattactaGCCAATTTACTTGTTAATATTCATAATAAATCTTACACAAAATggacttaaaaatatttatcattATTTTCACAACAAGCTTTGAGCTTGATCTTTATTTTAAATcatatttttgctataactgagtttaattcaaaattcaaaatgtATAGTAAAAAAAACGCATTCATGGATATGAAAAGCTAAAAGCTCTCTGCCCAACAAACGGTcttgttttttaaaaatattgctgtgcaaatattttgattgCTTACTTTCAGGCACGCGTCAGAATTTTTGTTCAACGGGGATGCACTGGCGGGAAATTCACAGCTTACAGTCTCAGCCAGACGAGATAAGCTTTAGATGGTGGACTACAAAAGCCGTGTTGAAGCCTCAGTTCCCGGCAAATCCAGTTACTATCGCCATGGCGCAAAACTCAAAGTTACCAGTCTATCTGCTCCTAGTCGCAATTTCCGTGGGCTCCAGTCTGTCCTACGATGTGCCCAAGGCCACTGTCAAGGTCAACTCACCGAAGGGGTTCGAGGTCTCCATTCCCGATGAGCCGGGCATTTCCCTATTTGCTTTTCACGGCAAGGTCAACGAGGAAATGGACGATCTGAGCGATCAAACCTGGGCCACCGATGTGGTGAGTTCTCGCAATGGACGCTGGACATATCGCAACCGGAACCATCAACTTAAACCCGGAGATGTTCTGTACTACTGGACAACGGCGCGTTATCATGGAGTCGACTACCACAACTACAACCAGAGGCATGTGGTCGATCAGGGGGATTCCCAGAGAATCGATGTCAACGGCTCCAACGGCGGTCGCCAGCCGATTGTGGCCAACGGCCATAACACGTTCAATATATTTGTACAATGAACTATGCTTGAATAAAAGtgcttattattttattacccTCGAACTGACACTAACATTTTGAAAAGTCATCTGTACAGTCGGGCTTGCAAGTCCAGTTTTTAATGGTATTTTTATCAAGACTTGAAACTCAAATCCAACAATCTGATATCAGTATATCTTTTATATTCCAAATGGCGCCtctaattattattttttttataacaaCAAGCTGGTCTACTCTTCTCTATAAATTGAttataaatttctattgatAAACGGTGCATATTAACAGCAGAATTATTTTATTCAGCGCACAATGTATTTCCATTGCTTCGTTTTGTTCTTACCCATCAGGGCTATAAATCAAAGAAACACTTTGTCACAGATACGCAAGTAAGTATCCGGATCGTATAAATCATACTCAACATCATACTCCCCCCTGCCCGTTCATCAAGCGAGTTTAAGCAGCGACACCCAAAAAAGTATCCCCATATATCGAAGAGATGCAACCGCAAAAAATGCTACAACGAATTTGGCCAGGTATGCGAGGCAACCAAAACCACCATCTACTTTAACCCCAACTACAACTGCATAGAAGGTTGCTCTTGGACCATTTAACTTTCCCTCGAGGCTAACAGCAAGCAGATAAAACTTTTAGCCATCTCAGTTCCAGTTGAGCTTCTAGTTATTTCGAAGTTTTCGATTCTGCGTGCGCTGAgaggttttttatttttaagttgAAGATACATAGGTGTGATTTAATCGACCTGAAATTGGCCTTGTATGAAGTTACTTTAATAGAACCAATCTGAAACTTAATAACTACAgattaaatgtatatattaagtcatttattttttaaagataTTATGCATTTCCCTTATTACTCATAACTATAACCTCGATCCGCTCCTGTTTGCCAACTGTTTTGTGTTGGTTCTGGCTGCCTTGCGCTTGACCTGGCTCGCTGACCGCTTTCAGCCGGGGAAGTTGAGTGCTAACAGATCTCGAGGAATTagaaaaattatataatatagCCTCTTGGAGTGGGGTCGCTTAGGTGCTGGCCAAAATACTGGAAAATGTAATGGTAAATATATCATTTTATGCCCGGCCAGGCCATTTGTCACAACTCATTTGCAGTGCATTAAGCATTTATGCGGCGAGGTGCTCGTAAAGCTATTCCACTTTTTTGCAATCACACACATgcatgtgtatatatatgcaAGTAAATATGTATAGTGGCCTTATATACAGATGGATTTGTGTGCATTTATGTGTGGCATGGAGGTGGCGAACTAAGTGACGCTGTCAGCAACATTTGCGGGCAGTTCTGCTCTCATTTTCTCATTTCGCTTGGCGAAAACTGCCAGCTAGCGGCAAGATTgtggcagttgcagttgcagcatcACCCACCCAGTGCCACCCTCCAGCTGTTGCACCACCCATTTGCAGCACCCCATCACACGGACACCGGCACATGCTTCATTTAACGCCCATATACACGCGCACATTGGGCAACGTTTTTCACATGGAAGGCGCTAAAATGACTTGTGACGACAACTTAATGCGCCAAGTGGGGGAAAAAAtacatatctatatatatatgtatgtactttaTATGCCGCTGCAAACTGACACACGGTTTTTTTAAAAGCCCCAGGTGGAGAGCACTTAATGTACTACTTAAGCTGCTGATGCTTGTGGCATTTAAGCattattgaaattttattgATAACAGACAAGTGGAAGACGTGATATTTAACTAAATGACTTAAGCGACTTATTAaatctattttatttaagctACTTTCAGCTTGTCCAATGGGGCCTCCACTATTTCCTCCAGAAAGTAATTCTCCTTGATGTTGGCCCAGAGGACCACCTGTCTTACCCCCTTCGATTAGACCACCTTCACTGTGATCGATTGTCGCTTCTTTGCTCTCGAAGGGACCTCCACTGTTTCCGCCAGTAATCAGTCCTCCAAGTTGATTGCTGTTGGCAAATGGACCTCCAGTATTACTGCCACTGGTTAGACCAGCGCCTTGATTCCTCTCAAAAGGACCTCCCCTATTGGCACCAAAAATAAGTCCTCCATACGAGCCTTTCACACTATTTGACCATGGGTCACTTCCAAAAGGTCCTCCATAGCTTCCTCCGGAAATTAAACCTCCCTGCTGATCACTGGCAAATGGTCCTCCTGTATTAGCTCCACTGATCAGACCGCTTCCACTATTCAAACCATATAATCCTTGGTATCTGTTAAAAGGACCACCACTGTTGCCACCAGAAATGAGTCCTTCTTTGGCAAAAGAGCTGCCAGTTTGGGCAAAGGGTCCTCCACTGCTTCCGCCGGAAATAAGTCCTCCCTGCTGCTTGGTAGCAAATGGTCCTCCATTTACTGGTCCGTAGTTTCCATAATTACCAAAGGGACCTCCGGTATCGGCTCCAGAAATTAAACTGCCTTGATCAGTACTTTCGAATGGACCTCCTGGCCGCCTTCCACCAGTTATCAATCCATATTGTCCTCTAGGGGGTCCATAAAATCCTCCAGCGATTTGTGAGCTATAGTCCCGGTAAACAAGTTGTGCCAAACTTGTTCCGAGCAACAGCATCATCACCAAAAAAAACGACCTCATTGTTAAGCCCGCCAAGAGATGACTGATCTTCCAGCGCGATTTGGGCTTTTTCTACGATCAGTCGTCagaaaaaaaaccgaaaataaaCAGAACTATGCAAACAGGGCTTTGCAAACAACTCAATGAATCAGATAACCCATCAATCACTAAAGACTTCACAGAATACTTATCAGTATTGAAGCTTTCGGTGAGCTTTTGCTCTCTTTTTCAAAAGTCAAGTACACTGTCTTGCAAGATCTTCGTTCGAAAGTAGAGAATTTTTAGTAAATATATAATAGATCTTTCCAATTCACTTATACAGGTTTGTGAAATAACCTTTTACCAGTAGGTAAACATTAGCTAACCTTATCTAAAGTCTTAAGCCTTTCGGTGATTCTTCGCGAGTGTATTTTATTTCAGGCGACGACCCCCATAAATCGCAATCAGAAAACTTAAAGACAGCGAACGTGTTCGCGTTGAAACTATTTGAGGAAAATGCGGGCGTCATGTAATGGGTAAAATATGAAGCCGCCGCCCAAGTCGGGAAAAAGGTTTTCCGCTGTTGGACGAAGAAGCCGCGAGTAAAAAAGCCGGCAGAGtggcaaattaattataaaagaTTCCGCTGCCAccaagttaaatatttttgctcaACTTCGGTTCAAACTGTGGGCGGAccgggggcgtggccgtggAAAATAAGTTGCCAGTAACTTGACGCACATTTGTCAGGTTTTTCACCGTGAAAAGGGGTTACTGGGCGTTGAATTGGATGGTGAGGGGGTTGTGGAGTGGGAGCTGCCAGTCTACAGGTGTCTTTTCACAAGCGGAGAGAGTGGAATTTTCCGTAAgggtttttgtgtgtgtgtgtgtgagttggGGCTGGGGAAGGACTGATATATGACTCTTTGAAATTAGTCCAAGTGCAAAATGTCCTGGCAGGAATAAAAAATTGAGCAAAATGGAGAAGAATTGCATAACTTTTTCAGGCTGTTGTCGATGATGTTTTTGCTGCGGAAGCAAATGTATGCAATGCGGATTTTTACCGAAAATCACATTTTCTATGTAtcttattatatttattatttattttattttagagTGCTTTTTTTATGAACCATTTAAGCtgtataatatttataattttatataatgcttatattgATTGCTTTTACAATTAATTCGCAAATAAACGCATGGCCTTACTGCGACGTCTTCACTACTTATTCTAAGCCGCCTAAATCTCTGATAAACGGCAAACTATTATTGGCTTCCATCAAATTAGAAACTAATTTATTAGTTTATTGGTTCAAAATGATTGAGTAGATTGCCTTAAAGCCTGCGCTCTACTCTCTATCACCAAACAACCAAATTAGGCAGCGtgtaaataaatttgcatCTTCAGAATGTAATTTGATGGGTGGTACGGTTGAAAACACCCGTGTTGTTGTCCTGGATCATAACaaatatatacgtatatatatgtataagtaCATATTCGTGGGCTGTGTACTCAATTAGCATTAATGAATGCCCCTCACCCCTTGCAGGTAATGCCTATAAAGCTTGCCAATAATTCAATTAATGTCGCTTCGCTGGCGCCCACTTTGCCCCAAGTTGTTGTTTACTTATTAGGCTAATTGTGTTCGTTAGGACCACCTGCCCAGGTGCAAGTACTTTAAACTGGAGATTGCTTCCATTTTTGATTGATCAAATGCACTTTCCGTGTCTTTAGCTCCACCCCCATCTTCAACTGACACCGTTCTAACAATGGCTCACGTCGCAAGTCATCTGCAGCAGTCCAACATCGTCGTCTGCATTTCAAAATCGCACACAAAACATTTGCCAAATGCGAAAATGCAGTCAAAGTCGTGCAAAATGCAGTCTCCTCTAACCTGACTCATCCGCCACCATCCACTAGGCACACTCTTTCCACCAACTGACAAATGTACACTGCGAAAAAATTGGGAAACTCAAAATTTACACAAATAGATATCCTCATAAAACGATTATCTTGCTTTATGTTTCTGCAAATACAtacaaaattaaatgttaatacatgtaattaaattttattttagacatacaataaatttattaatttcagTGCAGTCGGGATCACCCAGTGAACACATTCTTTTGTGATTGTGCAGTCAGCCGTTGATAGAGACATTGAGGAGTGACAGAGAGCGAATTAGAGGGTTAGACAGAGAGGTGTGTGCGAAGATAGAAAAAGAGGGGGCGACTAACAGAATGAGCGAACAAATACCTCTAGTGCTATTTTCTATTTGTGCTTTGTGGAAAtgtttgctgttgctggcgctGCTAACGCGCTGTGCAATTGTTGTTATATTTAGCATCGCAGACGCAATTTATATAAAGTTTAATTGATTGGAAAATCAAATCGATGCGATTcgcactgcagcagcagcaacaacagcatccACAACGGACAACGCACATTTGCCTTTGACCAGGCGCAGATTGCGCATGGGAATCCGCCGGGCGAATCCCCAAAATGGAAACCCACAACCATTGGCCGGCATACAAGTCGTATTTCAGACTGAAAGTCGTTTATCTTGCCGCCGTTTGGCTACGTTTCTGATCTCGGTTTTGCAGTTGGGCTAATGTAAGTCGCACATAAATTGAATAAGGAACGAGTGTAGATGGCAATAAAAGCCAGAGCAACACAGTTAGGTTAAATTAAGCTTCTTAACCTGCACTTGAGAGTTAGAATTCAATTACAGTCTCGTCGTGTTTGAAAACGGCGACTAAGGAAAGGTACTAATATACTGATTAAATCTTTAAAATCTTTCTAGTTTTATAACAAGTATTTGATAACTATGATCGTTGGATTTTGACAGCACAAAAATTCCCATGTGCTTGAAATCTCAATGGACTAACAAAACTCAGCATAACAACGAGCTCAATAACATGTCAAGGCACTGAAATAATTGGCTCTCTTCACTCGTTCAGCTTTTCCTAGTGATGGACAAACTTTCAGCAATGgcattttattttccactttACAATTGCTTTATTTGAACAGAGTGACTCCACTACCACTCCACTTTTCCAACTAATCCAAATCCATGGCCACTCAAacaaagcagcaacaacaaaacgcTTGTCATTAACAAACAATGCAGTACctgtttaatttttattgtgaAACTTGGCTCGGCGAGAGCTTAACTTTTCCCGATGCAGCGCAGCTTAGATAGCTGTATATACACCCACTCAGCCACGATAAACCCACTCGACGCCGGGGGACATTGGATAATGTCAATGGCCGGGGATCCGAGGTGGGACCGAGCAGTTCCACGATATGTTTAATGGCAGTAGCAATGGAAAAAGTTTTACGTATAGCAAAGcaattcaattgaaaataattagAAACGTAGCCACATGGCGAAACTTCTTAATTGCCCGGCTATTGTGCGTCTACACTCAAATAAATATCTACTTAATGACTTAATTAGTGGCGTAACTTAAGATTATTTcactatttaaattataagCAAAAGggaatataaaaatatttttgtaaaatataatttcattttaaactTTAATCTTGATATATTTAACCCTATTTTTCTCTGAGTGATTCGACAGTGGTGGCACGATGGTTTCAATGAGAATTAAAAGAGTGCAAAGAACAGAAAATTGCATTATGCATAAGTCGCTAGAGCTTAAGCCATTATCGAATCCCTCCACGTATCCAAACATGGACAAATAAAGATACAGAGAATGCCAAtaagagagtgagagagagagagagagtgcgAGGCAATCCAAGAGATACGATTCGAATAAGAGATAGAGCGCTACTTGGCTATTGGAGCCGTATAAAACAAGTGTGTCCATATTATGCCCCATCATTGGAACTCCTCGGCTTGACCATGTACCTCCGTCAACAACTCTGGGTGCTCTTGCTCTGGCTCTGCTTCGTCGTTCTCAGCGGTGAGTGGTGTTcctatatctacatatatctATTATCTATATTTTAAACCCACATTTGTCATTTGTGAAGTGCATGCCATGCCGTGGAAATGGGGACCTGCCTCCAATTCTGGACCACATGGCGGACCCGCCTGGAATGGCGGAGAAGACTCCACCGACAATATAGTCATCCATTCGAAAAACACCGGCAAGTGGCGTTACTAATCTTGTTCAAGTGACAGAGGCGTGACCACAACCAAGTCAAGCTGAATTTTGCAGTAAATTTATGAATAATTTTACAACTACTTTGGCTTGCAATTGATTTTCGTCGAACCGTACTCGATTTGTATGCTAATACTTCATTCATGGTCACACTCACTTAAATATAGTCACTCTATggcatttaaatataaaactttactttGCTATGATccaaaatatttcaaagagaTTAAAAGCCTAATATTGCACAAATGAATATGGAgcttaattttattattattattattatttaactaACTAACATTTCTTCTAGCAATTCCACTTAACTAAAAGCTCTACTAATATTCCAATCGAATGA
This genomic interval from Drosophila mauritiana strain mau12 chromosome 2R, ASM438214v1, whole genome shotgun sequence contains the following:
- the LOC117136982 gene encoding gram-negative bacteria-binding protein 3, which translates into the protein MAQNSKLPVYLLLVAISVGSSLSYDVPKATVKVNSPKGFEVSIPDEPGISLFAFHGKVNEEMDDLSDQTWATDVVSSRNGRWTYRNRNHQLKPGDVLYYWTTARYHGVDYHNYNQRHVVDQGDSQRIDVNGSNGGRQPIVANGHNTFNIFVQ
- the LOC117138604 gene encoding uncharacterized transmembrane protein DDB_G0289901, whose amino-acid sequence is MRSFFLVMMLLLGTSLAQLVYRDYSSQIAGGFYGPPRGQYGLITGGRRPGGPFESTDQGSLISGADTGGPFGNYGNYGPVNGGPFATKQQGGLISGGSSGGPFAQTGSSFAKEGLISGGNSGGPFNRYQGLYGLNSGSGLISGANTGGPFASDQQGGLISGGSYGGPFGSDPWSNSVKGSYGGLIFGANRGGPFERNQGAGLTSGSNTGGPFANSNQLGGLITGGNSGGPFESKEATIDHSEGGLIEGGKTGGPLGQHQGELLSGGNSGGPIGQAESSLNKIDLISRLSHLVKYHVFHLSVINKISIMLKCHKHQQLK
- the LOC117137596 gene encoding uncharacterized protein LOC117137596, which produces MYLRQQLWVLLLWLCFVVLSVHAMPWKWGPASNSGPHGGPAWNGGEDSTDNIVIHSKNTGKWRY